GGGGAAATATCGGACTGATTCATGACCTCGATTATGAACTTTATCCTGAAGAACACTGCCATAAAACAAAGGAAATTATGGAGAAAGAAGGAATAAGTGAGGATATAATACGTGCTGTGATTTCACATGGATGGAATATATGTACTGATGTAAAACCAGAACATAAAATGGAAAAAGTTCTTTATACGATTGATGAGCTTACAGGCCTTATTACAGCTACAGTTTATATGCGTCCAAATAAGAGTATACTTGACCTCGAAGTCAAATCCGTTAAGAAGAAATTTAAATCAACAGGCTTTGCTGCTGGAGTTAATCGTGAAGTAATACTTGCAGGCTGTGAAATGCTGGAAATGGACCTTGATACGGTTATTCTTTGGACAATAGAGGGTATGAAGGAGGCGGCGAAAGAACTGGAGCTTGTAGGGGAACTATAAACTTGCAAAAACAAAAATAAATCGTATAAATATTTCTGATTGTGCTAATGCTTATGTGCATTTTTTATTATTGATAGTTACTTTTAAAATGTACATAAGCAATTTATGCACTTAAAATTAACTCATCAAC
This is a stretch of genomic DNA from Alkaliphilus flagellatus. It encodes these proteins:
- a CDS encoding HDIG domain-containing metalloprotein yields the protein MKTRREAYELLTKYNTSSSLIKHGFAVEAVMRYFARQFGEDEEYWGNIGLIHDLDYELYPEEHCHKTKEIMEKEGISEDIIRAVISHGWNICTDVKPEHKMEKVLYTIDELTGLITATVYMRPNKSILDLEVKSVKKKFKSTGFAAGVNREVILAGCEMLEMDLDTVILWTIEGMKEAAKELELVGEL